In the genome of Cercospora beticola chromosome 2, complete sequence, one region contains:
- a CDS encoding uncharacterized protein (BUSCO:EOG092643QW), with protein MANYGYQPPPTSQNLNFYQSSYSNQPPVSGQSTPFQAYGASGAQPSGYGASPNYGFGAFPAQPGASGQMGTGQGGLRTGWLAAFGTEGYDGEPPLLEELGVNFGHIQMKTLTVLNPMARIDQHIMDDADLAGPFLFCALFGTFLLLSGKLWFGYVCGLAALGAFSLHFVFSMMSPPLSSDEVAAIQSHSAASSQYHGSSHFSSTLTLGRSSSVLGYCLLPLVFASLLGVALPLDTFLGYCLVSLAIAWCTYSSSAMFCVVGRMTNMRGLVAYPLALFYVGFGIMAVFSSRGTGRMDQMTKTGGAVGGKL; from the exons ATGGCCAACTACGGCTACCAACCCCCACCCACATCTCAAAACCTCAACTTCTACCAATCCAGCTACAGCAATCAGCCTCCCGTGTCAGGTCAATCAACACCATTCCAGGCTTATGGAGCCTCAGGAGCGCAACCATCGGGCTATGGGGCTTCACCTAATTATGGCTTTGGCGCCTTCCCTGCTCAGCCAGGCGCAAGTGGGCAAATGGGCACAGGACAAGGAGGGCTGAGGACAGGATGGTTAGCAGCTTTTGGAACAGAAGGGTATGATGGGGAGCCTCCGTTGCTAGAAGAGTTAGGAGTGAATTTTGGGCATATACAAATGAAG ACACTCACAGTACTGAATCCCATGGCGCGAATCGATCAACATATCATGGACGATGCAGATCTCGCGGGACCATTTCTCTTCTGCGCACTATTCGGGACATTCCTACTATTG TCCGGCAAACTCTGGTTCGGCTACGTCTGCGGCCTCGCAGCCCTAGGAGCCTTCAGCCTCCACTTCGTCTTCAGCATGATGTCCCCACCCCTCAGCTCCGACGAAGTCGCCGCAATTCAATCCCACAGCGCCGCGAGCAGTCAATACCATGGCTCCTCACACTTCTCCTCCACACTCACGCTCGGACGCTCAAGTTCAGTGCTAGGCTACTGCCTCCTACCTCTGGTCTTCGCAAGTCTACTCGGCGTCGCCCTGCCACTTGACACTTTCCTTGGATACTGTCTCGTGAGCTTGGCGATTGCCTGGTGCACATATTCCAGCTCAGCCATGTTTTGTGTTGTGGGGAGGATGACGAATATGCGCGGCTTGGTAGCATATCCTCTGGCGTTGTTTTACGTTGGATTCGGTATCATGGCAGTTTTCTCAAGCCGAGGGACAGGAAGGATGGACCAGATGACCAAGACCGGAGGAGCTGTGGGCGGAAAGTTGTAG
- a CDS encoding uncharacterized protein (MEROPS:MER0002161), producing MKFSLLARAFSTALLVGAQEDEARKGSSKWESAASRVLSRQLQRSITTNGLMENLQKLDDIAKANGGNRAFGLPGYDASRDFVLSRVGKSRSWKSWTQEFPALYNDVVSITFRIGETEYYVFGPTYSPSTSPEGLTAPLVLGPNGTTACTVEGYSGLDVTDKMVLVQRGTCPDGSTIAGRIRAAVAAGANSVILYNNVPTKVTGGTLSRPDPVGFRPSGFINQDDGEALKARLEAGEELEGYLQHTQTIEERITQNVFAESKGGDPRNVIMMGAHLDSVKAGAGINDDGSGSSLLLEIFDGLQRAGFRNKIRLAWWGAEENGLVGSRFYTAGINNTKEADNLVTYLNFDMVSRGYYGVFDGDGSTHGTAGAPGSDVIEKLFVDHLTAQGFNVTPAVFTGGSDYASFMSTLNKPVGGLHTGTGVDQDACYHQECDVYDNANPAQLTTNARAAAHVLATLAMEGHKIIPKGPKKATRDVPAPVIMERAMLGAMEDHELFGFPEVEGERHTGCGHDI from the exons ATGAAGTTCTCTCTGCTCGCCCGCGCTTTTTCTACGGCACTGTTGGTTGGTGCTCAAGAGGATGAGGCCAGGAAAGGAAGTTCAAAATGGGAGTCGGCAGCGTCAAGGGTCTTGTCCAGGCAGCTGCAACGCTCAATCACCACAAATGG CTTGATGGAAAACCTCCAGAAGCTAGATGACATCGCCAAGGCAAATGGTGGCAACCGCGCCTTTGGCCTTCCCGGCTACGATGCATCTAGAGATTTTGTTCTCTCAAGAGTCGGCAAGTCTCGCTCCTGGAAATCATGGACTCAGGAATTCCCAGCGCTGTATAACGATGTCGTTTCAATCACATTCCGCATCGGCGAGACCGAGTATTACGTGTTTGGACCAACTTATTCTCCTTCGACAAGTCCGGAAGGTCTCACCGCACCGCTCGTTCTCGGTCCAAATGGCACGACTGCATGCACTGTAGAGGGCTATAGCGGTTTGGACGTGACAGACAAGATGGTGCTCGTTCAAAGAGGAACTTGTCCAGATGGCTCTACAATTGCAGGCCGAATCCGTGCTGCTGTGGCAGCTGGAGCAAACAGTGTGATCTTGTACAACAATGTTCCTACCAAAGTTACAGGCGGAACTCTTTCTCGACCAGATCCCGTTGGCTTCCGACCAAGCGGATTCATCAACCAGGACGATGGCGAGGCTCTCAAAGCACGTCTTGAAGCAGGAGAGGAGCTTGAAGGCTACCTCCAGCACACCCAAACCATTGAGGAGAGGATCACTCAAAATGTTTTCGCAGAATCGAAGGGCGGTGACCCTCGGAACGTGATTATGATGGGAGCTCACTTGGACTCCGTCAAAGCCGGTGCTGGCATCAACGATGATGGAAGCGGTTCCTCTCTGCTCCTTGAGATTTTCGATGGTCTGCAGCGTGCTGGTTTCCGTAACAAGATCCGCCTGGCATGGTGGGGAGCTGAGGAGAACGGATTGGTTGGAAGCAGATTCTACACTGCTGGAATAAACAACACCAAAGAGGCCGACAACCTTGTG ACATACCTCAACTTCGACATGGTCTCACGAGGCTACTACGGCGTCTTCGATGGCGACGGAAGCACTCACGGGACAGCTGGCGCGCCAGGTTCAGATGTCATCGAAAAGCTATTCGTCGATCACCTCACAGCACAAGGCTTCAACGTAACCCCTGCAGTTTTCACTGGTGGCAGTGACTATGCGAGCTTTATGTCTACGCTCAACAAGCCAGTCGGGGGTCTGCACACCGGAACTGGAGTGGACCAGGACGCTTGCTACCACCAAGAGTGTGACGTTTACGACAACGCAAACCCAGCGCAATTGACGACCaatgctcgagcagctgcgcATGTCCTGGCAACGCTTGCCATGGAGGGGCACAAGATCATTCCAAAGGGACCAAAGAAGGCGACCAGAGATGTGCCCGCTCCTGTAATCATGGAGCGCGCCATGCTTGGTGCCATGGAAGACCACGAATTGTTCGGCTTCCCAGAAGTCGAGGGCGAGAGACACACTGGATGCGGACATGATATCTAG